One segment of Ascidiaceihabitans donghaensis DNA contains the following:
- a CDS encoding SDR family NAD(P)-dependent oxidoreductase, producing MTSEWQGKRYWLVGASDGLGEALARLLSRSGSEVVLSARSEDKLAAIVADLPGKASVQVMDISDDDSVKSAAKAVGDVDGVVLLAGVYWPFGAKDWNADQATAMADINFTGFVRVLGQVVPQMVSKDAGHIVITSSLTGFRGLPGSIGYTASKAATMSLAECMYADLRKTGVRVQVCNPGFIKTQLTDKNDFNMPFIMETDMAAREMFEHMNDTAFKKSFPRLFSLVFRGANFLPDWLYYRIFS from the coding sequence GGTGAAGCTTTGGCGCGCCTTCTCAGCAGGTCCGGCTCAGAGGTTGTGCTCTCTGCGCGTTCTGAAGACAAACTGGCAGCGATCGTCGCGGATTTGCCAGGCAAAGCGTCTGTTCAGGTCATGGACATTTCAGACGATGACAGCGTCAAGTCGGCGGCAAAGGCTGTGGGGGACGTGGACGGCGTCGTGCTTCTGGCCGGTGTTTACTGGCCGTTTGGTGCAAAAGACTGGAACGCCGACCAAGCCACTGCAATGGCAGACATCAACTTTACAGGCTTTGTGCGTGTCTTGGGGCAGGTTGTGCCGCAGATGGTTTCCAAAGATGCAGGGCACATCGTCATTACCTCAAGCCTGACGGGGTTCCGCGGCTTGCCCGGCAGCATTGGCTACACCGCGTCAAAAGCGGCAACAATGTCTTTGGCGGAATGTATGTATGCCGATTTGCGTAAAACGGGTGTGCGTGTTCAAGTCTGCAATCCGGGCTTCATCAAAACGCAACTGACCGACAAGAATGATTTCAACATGCCCTTCATCATGGAAACCGACATGGCGGCGCGCGAGATGTTTGAACACATGAACGACACTGCGTTCAAAAAGAGCTTTCCAAGGCTCTTTTCGCTGGTGTTTCGGGGCGCGAATTTCTTGCCGGACTGGCTGTATTACCGCATCTTTTCCTAA
- a CDS encoding DUF1674 domain-containing protein, whose translation MSEDSKTQKALPDAAKRALAEAEARRKADAGLDLPTELGGRDGPEPVRFGDWERKGIAVDF comes from the coding sequence ATGAGCGAAGACAGCAAAACCCAAAAGGCCCTGCCAGACGCCGCCAAACGCGCTTTGGCCGAGGCCGAAGCCCGCCGCAAAGCCGACGCAGGTCTTGATTTGCCCACAGAACTGGGTGGGCGTGACGGGCCGGAACCCGTGCGCTTTGGGGATTGGGAACGCAAAGGCATCGCTGTCGACTTTTGA